Sequence from the Methanomassiliicoccales archaeon genome:
TCGATCTTTATCCGATTGAACGTTATCTCGACTCACCTCTCGAACCAATTCAACCATCTGGTATTCACATCGGGAGAGTTCTCGGCGTTAAGGGGCGGTTTTTATTATACCAGGATAGATCTACAGATCAATATAGAGTTGTAGATATCTCGGATTTGCCATGTAGGTACATCAGGGATCTCCACGAAAGGGATAACTATTGGAATGAGGATGCACCCATTTAATTCGCCGAAGACCTGGGGGCGCCGTTGATGTCGAAGGTGCTTAGGCCAGAAGAGGTTATTGAGCGTTTCGGGAAATTGTTTTGCAGGAAGTTCATCACAATAGTTGATGAGGAAAACGGGATCGCGAGGATCATCGATGAATGTATCGCAAAAGGACCAGTAGAATGGGACGCCGTTAATAGGAAACGGGCTGGCGGGGTGATCACGGATGCCAGAGTTGAAGGTACGACCCTCATTATGGATGCGGTCATCGGCGAGCGGGAGGTGAAATTCGGGCCCGCATCAAAAGACCTGGGGGGGCAAGGACTCAAGGCGCTCAAGGTCGAGGGGGACTGTGTAAAAACGACATGGGTCGGGCTTGCAGGAGCGAGTATAGGTATCGGAGCTTGCCTCCCGCAAGCATCTGGGACAATTGAAACGGAATACCCTGATGATATAAAGATCGGCGGGGCGCATAGGATTGAGGTGACGATCACAACACCAAAGATGATCCGGATGATCTATGCAGTCGATGACACTGATACAAAAGAGAAAGGGGCGTCCTGGGCGATGATGTTGAAGATGGCGAATTCCTCTCCGATCGGCCATTTTCTCGAGCACAAGATCATTCAGCTGAATCCGAACGTACCAGACAAGACAACCAACTGCGTTTCAGTGGGCGTTTCTTTCGCAGTCGAAGAGAGGAAAGCAGATGAACTGACCGAATATGTGATCAAATACGTCAAAGAAAATACCTATTCAAAGAACACCACTCTCGCCATCTTTCGTGGGTTGAAAATCCCTGATGAGCTTGTGAGGTACGGACTCGAAGCGAAAAAGAATATTCTGACGGTCGACCGTGCAAGGGAAGTTGCCGAGAAAAATGGTGTTTCTCTCGTTGAGATCACCGGGAAGCGGGGGTCGATCGGCGCGGTGGCTGGCATCGGGTGTTTCGACCTCGGCATAATCTCTTCATCATTACCAGAGGACTTTGAGAGGAAACCGGATTGAGAAATAATTTAAATATCGTGCCAATTTAATCAGAATAATCAAAATTGTCCCGACAAAAGGTTATCCCTCGGGGGGCATGGCAATCAGAGAAGAAATATCGAAACTGATTTCTAACACGGCGTACCAGGCATACGAGAAGAAGTTGTTAAAAGAGGTGCTTGAGAACGAGATTCCACGCCACGTCGCGATCATCATGGATGGTAACAGGCGGTTTGCGAGGGAATTTGGCCTCCATCCAAATGAAGGGCATATCAAAGGAAAGGACAAGCTGGAAGAAGTAATGGAATGGTGCCTCGAACTCGGTATCAGGATCCTTACCGTCTATGCCTTTTCTACTGAGAACTTGCAGAGGGATAAGGACGAAGTGGACTATCTTATGAATCTTTTTGAAGAAAACTTTCTCAAGCTCGGCGATGATGAAAGAATCCACAAGCATAAGATAAAGGTCAGAGTCCTAGGGCAGCGCGAGCTCCTTCCAGAGAGGGTGAGGAGGGCAATCGAATACGCAGAACGGCGCACTGCTGATTATGATCAGTACTTCTACAACATTGCTGTCGCCTACGGTAGTAGGCAAGAGATCATACAGGCTATCAAGCAGATCGCCGAGAAGGTCAAACAGGGGGAGTTGAGTGTGGAGGAGATCGATGAGAAGGTCTTCTCGAATTTTCTCTACACAGCTGACTTCCCGGACCCCGATCTCATTCTGCGCACATCTGGAGAAGAAAGAGTATCGAACTTCTTACTCTGGCAGCTTGCTTATTCCGAGCTTTATTTCACGGATGTGTACTGGCCGGGGTTCAGGAAAATTGATTTCTTGAGGGCGATCAGGTCTTATCAGCTCAGACAGAGACGATTCGGTAGATGAAGATTTTATGTATTCCTTCCTCACTCGGGCAACCGACTAAGAGGAGGGCATCACCTGGCGAAAGAAGATCTCATTCTCGTCCATGCGCCAAGCGTCTATGACTTCAGAAAGGAAACGATCTTTTATGGCCCGATCAGCGACCTCATTCCCTCGACGCCTGTCTTTGAGATGTATCCCTTCGGTTTTGTTACGATCGCCTCATATCTGCATAAACAGGGATACAGGGTGAGGATCGTCAATCTCGCATCTCTGATGCTCCACGATAAGAATTTTGACGTCGAATCATTTATCAAGAACCTCTCCTCGACCGCATACGGTATAGACCTTCACTGGCTTCCACATGCGCATGGCTCTCTAGAAGTCGCGAAAATCATCAAAGAACATCATCCAGATTCCAAAGTCATTTTTGGTGGTTTTTCATCGACTTATTTTCACAGAGAGTTGATCAATTACCCTCAGGTAGACATGGTTCTGCGCGGCGACTCGACTGAAATACCCGTCGCATCTCTCATTGAAACGATTGAAAAAGGTGGCGATTTTGCCGAGGTCCCTAATTTGACTTGGAAAAAAGACGGGAGAGCCTTTGAGAACCCGCTATCCTTCGTGCCTGCGGACATCGATTTTCTCGATGTGGATTACGGTTGGATGATCAAATCCGTGATAAGGTACCGCGATCTTGAGGGGTTCAAGCCGTTCAGGGACTGGGACAGGTATCCCCTGACTGCAGTTTTTTCGGTTAGGGGTTGCACGATGGACTGCGCCGTATGCGGTGGATCGTGCACCGCGATGAGGACATTTCTCGGCAGACCGAGACCAGCATTCAGGACACCAGAGAGGCTTGCTGCTGATGTATATAATATCGGATGTCATTTTGACTCTCCGATTTTCGTCGTTGGGGACCTCCGTCAGGGTGGAAAGGACTACGCGAGGAGATTCTTTGATGAGGTGAAAGAGCTCGGTGTTGAGAACCACCTCGTCCTTGAGATATTTACACCCGCCGATAGAGAATTCTTCCGCATGGCGTCTGAGGCATTAGAGGAGTACTCGGTTCAATTCTCCCCAGACTCCCATGAGGAGGATGTCAGATTCGTACTCGGCAGAAAGTTCGACAATGCGTCTATTGAGTCTACTGTTGCAAATGCATTAAGTCATGGATGCAGCCGGTTCGATATGTTTTTCATGATCGGCCTCCCTAATCAGACAGCTAAGTCAGCGATCGAAACATCCGATTACGCGCGCCACCTCTATGAGAAGCTCAATCAAAGGGAGAAATTGTTTTTCTACATATCGCCACTCGCCCCCTTCCTTGACCCTGGTAGCCGCGCGTTCGAGGCCCCTGAGGCATACGGTTACAGGGTTTTTGCCAGGACGCTTGAGGAGCATCGCTCGAGGCTGCTCAATGCTAGCTGGAAGTACGTCCTCTCGTATGAAACAAAATGGATGACAAGGGATGAGATTGTTGGGACTTCGTATGAGGCGGCGGACCGGCTTAACAAAGTGCGGTTTGAGGAAGGCCTGATGTCATCGGAAGACTATGAATTTCTGTCGGAGCGTATTCGCCTCGCTAAATGGATGGTGAAGGAAATCGATTCGGCAGTATTGGTGGACGATCCCAAGGAAAGGACTCTTCGACTTCAAACAATTAAAGAGAAGGCAGATAAACTTATGGAGTCAACGATCTGTAAGAAGAGAGACTTAGAATGGGATACGAAGGGGGTTTTCAAGAGTATTCCGCGGGCACTCATCGGTTTCCTAAAAAAGAAAAAGGTCTAGTGAGGCCTTTGCCGGTGGGCATGTCGCCTGATTTTCTTATTGTTTTTCACCGAGCTCCATCGACCTCAGTGCGGCGGCGTATACAGCCTCGATCAGAGCCCCTCTGACGCCGGCAGACTCCAGTATGGCCAATCCCTCAATCGTCGTACCCGCTGGTGACGCGACCTGGTCTTTGAGCTCCCCCGGGTGCTTTTTTGTTACGAGGACAGCCTTTGCCGAGCCGTAGACTGTTTGTGCGGCGAGCGCGAGTGCGACATCCCTTGGGAGTCCCGCTCTCACACCGCCATCCGCAAGCGCCTCAATGACCAAGTAAACGAAGGCGGGGCCGCTCCCACTCAGACCAGTTACTGCGTCAATGAGTTTCTCATCTAGGCAGAATGCAATGCCAACGGACTCTAGGATCCTCTGGACGATTTCTTTGTCTTTCTCTTTCGCATACTTTCCCAGCGCGTAGCCCGAGGCTGACGCACCAACGAGACAAGCGTGATTGGGCATGACCCTGATGACCCTCACACCAGGGTTCAGTCTCGATTCGATGAAATTGATGCGAACACCTGCAGCGATAGAGATGATTAGTTTTTCCGCTGTGAGGTAGGGCCTCAATTCTTCAAGGACCATGCCAACGACGTTGGGCTTGACAGCAAGAACGACGATCTCCGATACTTTCGCAACTTCTATGTTGTTGTCCGTTGTCTGAATGCCTATTGATTTGGAAATATATTCCCTTCTTTCAGGAATAATCTCACTCGCTATGATCTCCTCTTCCTTTGCAAAACCGACCGAGATGATTCCCTTCATTAACGCCTCGGCCATATTCCCCGCACCAATGAATCCAATCTTTTTCATCGATTCACCTCAATATCGATGTCCATTCCTCTCTTCAAATCGTGACACGCAAATCGACTTGATCAATTGCGTTCTTTATTGGGAAACACAACATGTCGGAGCTGCTTAAATAAGTTAGTGAAACTTATGCGAAGGGATGTAAAATAGGAGAGAAGATCTTTTTGAAATGGAATCTCATCGAGAAGAATGGCGCACAAGCTCATTTAATTTCCAAGGATCTTCAATATCTCCCTCATGAACGCTGGGAGATCTGATGGTTTTCGTGAAGTGACGAGGTTCCCGTCTGTCACGACTTCCTCATCTTTGAACCGCGCACCTGCATTGATCAGATCATCTTTGATCGCGATAACCCCTGTGACCTTCTTGCCTTTCAAAATCCCCGCAGAGATAAGAACCGAGCCTCCGTGGCAAATCGCCGCCACGAGCTTACCCGCTTCGAAGATCTCTCTTACAAATCCGTTGATCTGGGGGTATCTCCTCAACTTGTCGGGTGCCCACCCGCCCGGGACTATGACGCCATCAAATTTCTGTGGCTCCGCTTCTGAGATTTGAATATCTGGTTTAATTTCATAGCCATGCTTACTGCGATACACGTCACTACTGCCAGTGCCGACCACGATTGGCTCATGTCCTGCCTCCCTAAGTCGCAAGATCGGATACCAAAGTTCGAGGTCTTCATAGTCGTTTTCAACAAGAATTGCAATCCTTTTACCCAATAAATCACCGATTTTCATTACAGACTCACAATCCTTAAACCTTTAGGCGGGACAAGTGGTCAATCATTGGAGTATCTCAACAGGAAAGTCAATGAGATTGTTCATACCGAATATTATTCGCAGACGAGAAATTTTTTATTAACAGTGATGCACCGAAGGTGATTAGGAACCAATATGATTGGTTTCCACAACCCATTTTACAACCTAAAGACTGCTGGTCTACTCACGTTTCGCTTTCTGCCGAAGGTAATTACATGGAAAATTTAAATAAAGGCAGTATATTGTGCCTCCGATGTTGCTCGAAAAGTATCTTCCTGTTGCGATTTTCGCAATGGTAACAATACTTTTCCCTGTACTCGCCTTCTATGTCTCCAGGTTCTTTAGACCTACGAGAAAAACAGCCCAGAAGACACTCACATACGAGTGTGGGGAAGTACCAATCGGTGAAGCACAAATTCAATTTCATTTCCAATATTATATTTTCGGTATTATATTCGTGATCTTTGATATAATTACTATTTTCCTGATGGTATGGGCCCTTGCATTTTCTGGCCTCTCAGACCTGGCTAAAGTTTACATGGCAATCTTTGTGGTCATATTACTAATTGGCCTTGCATATGCACTGAAGAAGGAGGAGATCATTTGGATCTGAGTCTGGCACCTAACGCAATAGCGATGAGTGTGAGGGAGTTCGTCAAATGGTCTTCCGAACTGTTCGACGATCTCATGCGGGCTACAGGGGTAAAAAGGGCAGTCGACAAGATCACGACGCCGATCTGGAGCTGGTCCCTCCGGAACTCGATTTTCCCTCTACACTTTGGTATCGCATGCTG
This genomic interval carries:
- a CDS encoding type 1 glutamine amidotransferase domain-containing protein, giving the protein MKIGDLLGKRIAILVENDYEDLELWYPILRLREAGHEPIVVGTGSSDVYRSKHGYEIKPDIQISEAEPQKFDGVIVPGGWAPDKLRRYPQINGFVREIFEAGKLVAAICHGGSVLISAGILKGKKVTGVIAIKDDLINAGARFKDEEVVTDGNLVTSRKPSDLPAFMREILKILGN
- a CDS encoding TIGR04190 family B12-binding domain/radical SAM domain protein — encoded protein: MLVHAPSVYDFRKETIFYGPISDLIPSTPVFEMYPFGFVTIASYLHKQGYRVRIVNLASLMLHDKNFDVESFIKNLSSTAYGIDLHWLPHAHGSLEVAKIIKEHHPDSKVIFGGFSSTYFHRELINYPQVDMVLRGDSTEIPVASLIETIEKGGDFAEVPNLTWKKDGRAFENPLSFVPADIDFLDVDYGWMIKSVIRYRDLEGFKPFRDWDRYPLTAVFSVRGCTMDCAVCGGSCTAMRTFLGRPRPAFRTPERLAADVYNIGCHFDSPIFVVGDLRQGGKDYARRFFDEVKELGVENHLVLEIFTPADREFFRMASEALEEYSVQFSPDSHEEDVRFVLGRKFDNASIESTVANALSHGCSRFDMFFMIGLPNQTAKSAIETSDYARHLYEKLNQREKLFFYISPLAPFLDPGSRAFEAPEAYGYRVFARTLEEHRSRLLNASWKYVLSYETKWMTRDEIVGTSYEAADRLNKVRFEEGLMSSEDYEFLSERIRLAKWMVKEIDSAVLVDDPKERTLRLQTIKEKADKLMESTICKKRDLEWDTKGVFKSIPRALIGFLKKKKV
- the proC gene encoding pyrroline-5-carboxylate reductase; its protein translation is MKKIGFIGAGNMAEALMKGIISVGFAKEEEIIASEIIPERREYISKSIGIQTTDNNIEVAKVSEIVVLAVKPNVVGMVLEELRPYLTAEKLIISIAAGVRINFIESRLNPGVRVIRVMPNHACLVGASASGYALGKYAKEKDKEIVQRILESVGIAFCLDEKLIDAVTGLSGSGPAFVYLVIEALADGGVRAGLPRDVALALAAQTVYGSAKAVLVTKKHPGELKDQVASPAGTTIEGLAILESAGVRGALIEAVYAAALRSMELGEKQ
- the uppS gene encoding polyprenyl diphosphate synthase; amino-acid sequence: MAIREEISKLISNTAYQAYEKKLLKEVLENEIPRHVAIIMDGNRRFAREFGLHPNEGHIKGKDKLEEVMEWCLELGIRILTVYAFSTENLQRDKDEVDYLMNLFEENFLKLGDDERIHKHKIKVRVLGQRELLPERVRRAIEYAERRTADYDQYFYNIAVAYGSRQEIIQAIKQIAEKVKQGELSVEEIDEKVFSNFLYTADFPDPDLILRTSGEERVSNFLLWQLAYSELYFTDVYWPGFRKIDFLRAIRSYQLRQRRFGR
- the ndhC gene encoding NADH-quinone oxidoreductase subunit A, with product MLLEKYLPVAIFAMVTILFPVLAFYVSRFFRPTRKTAQKTLTYECGEVPIGEAQIQFHFQYYIFGIIFVIFDIITIFLMVWALAFSGLSDLAKVYMAIFVVILLIGLAYALKKEEIIWI
- a CDS encoding DUF1743 domain-containing protein; translated protein: MSKVLRPEEVIERFGKLFCRKFITIVDEENGIARIIDECIAKGPVEWDAVNRKRAGGVITDARVEGTTLIMDAVIGEREVKFGPASKDLGGQGLKALKVEGDCVKTTWVGLAGASIGIGACLPQASGTIETEYPDDIKIGGAHRIEVTITTPKMIRMIYAVDDTDTKEKGASWAMMLKMANSSPIGHFLEHKIIQLNPNVPDKTTNCVSVGVSFAVEERKADELTEYVIKYVKENTYSKNTTLAIFRGLKIPDELVRYGLEAKKNILTVDRAREVAEKNGVSLVEITGKRGSIGAVAGIGCFDLGIISSSLPEDFERKPD